A single window of Sulfurimonas crateris DNA harbors:
- a CDS encoding ABC transporter permease produces the protein MKTSIVPYLVKRFLRFDSEQPFIFLSALLAFLGITLGVMVLIIAMALMNGFDNEFRKKLTIMNYPLTIIPKFYGSVNENLLLDLESKFPDLKFSPYVQSSVMARSGSKLEGGYIFGVDFNSEANVNSVLREAIKENSFNKFDILIGKSLKEELSLDIDEKLMYIFTHVEPGGMSVTPKIKRFNVSGVFDSGLSAYDKAYSYTTLASLQAIMNLPSNQYSGIHIFSANPHEDILRIKEHLPRSVSIKGWWEDNVNFFAALELEKVSLFIVLMLIILIAAINIISSLLMTVMNRRSEIALLLSLGATSAEVKKVFLYLGIVIGVSGIMAGIVLGLSGLWVLSTFDIVNLPKDVYPTSTLPLDLSLKDFFSIVIGAFVIVVLSSFYPAKKASEVDILTVLRNE, from the coding sequence TTGAAAACATCAATAGTCCCATATTTGGTAAAGCGCTTTTTGCGCTTTGACAGTGAGCAGCCATTTATATTCTTGTCTGCTCTATTGGCATTTTTAGGCATTACTCTAGGTGTCATGGTTCTAATAATTGCGATGGCTCTTATGAACGGTTTTGACAATGAGTTTAGAAAAAAACTCACTATTATGAACTATCCTCTAACAATCATTCCAAAATTTTACGGCTCAGTTAACGAGAATCTGCTTTTGGATCTGGAGTCAAAGTTTCCTGATCTTAAATTCAGCCCTTACGTACAGTCATCGGTTATGGCAAGAAGCGGTTCAAAGCTTGAAGGCGGTTATATATTCGGGGTTGATTTTAATAGCGAAGCCAACGTAAACAGTGTTCTTAGAGAAGCGATCAAAGAGAACAGCTTTAATAAGTTTGATATTCTGATAGGCAAGTCACTTAAAGAGGAGCTCTCTCTTGATATTGATGAAAAACTTATGTATATATTTACACACGTTGAGCCGGGCGGGATGTCCGTTACTCCTAAGATAAAAAGATTTAACGTCAGCGGCGTATTTGATTCAGGACTATCTGCCTACGACAAGGCGTACAGCTATACGACACTTGCTTCACTTCAGGCGATCATGAATCTGCCAAGCAACCAATATAGCGGAATCCATATCTTCTCAGCCAACCCGCACGAAGATATACTAAGAATAAAAGAGCATCTTCCAAGAAGCGTATCTATTAAAGGGTGGTGGGAAGATAATGTAAACTTTTTTGCGGCACTAGAGCTTGAGAAGGTATCGCTCTTTATAGTTCTTATGCTTATTATACTGATTGCCGCAATTAACATCATCTCTTCGCTTTTGATGACGGTTATGAACAGAAGAAGCGAAATTGCGCTGCTTCTCTCACTTGGTGCTACATCTGCCGAAGTTAAAAAAGTGTTCCTCTATCTGGGTATTGTTATCGGAGTGAGCGGTATTATGGCGGGTATTGTTTTAGGTCTGAGCGGATTGTGGGTGTTAAGTACTTTTGACATCGTAAATCTGCCAAAAGATGTTTATCCTACATCTACTCTGCCGCTAGATCTGAGTCTTAAAGATTTTTTCTCTATAGTCATCGGAGCATTTGTTATCGTCGTGCTCTCCTCTTTTTACCCTGCAAAAAAAGCTAGTGAAGTGGATATCTTGACTGTTCTTAGAAACGAGTAG
- the secA gene encoding preprotein translocase subunit SecA: protein MLQALLGKVFGTTNDRELKKYTKIVNKINSLESKYQTLSDDELKSAFSELKESVLNGSRSLNDVLADSFAITREASVRTLKMRHFDVQLVGGVVLHEGRIAEMKTGEGKTLVATLPIVLNAIGGKGVHLVTVNDYLASRDGNEMRPLYEFLGFSVGVIEENMHDPALKREVYNADITYGTNNEFGFDYLRDNMSYSKDHMVQRGHNFVIVDEVDSILIDEARTPLIISGPTNRTLQDFADANKIAMQLVKDEHFSVDEKDKVVLLTEEGITRAEELFKVENLYSPENASLSHILDQALKANYLFERDVDYVVNNGEVVIVDEFTGRLSEGRRYSEGLHQALEAKEGVEIKEETQTLADITFQNYFRMYDKLAGMTGTAQTEATEFAQIYSLDVISIPTNIPVTRKDLNDLIYKTEKEKFEAVINIIKELSKTGQPVLIGTASIDKSEALHEMLKKEKIAHTVLNAKNHAQEGEIIKNAGAKGAVTIATNMAGRGVDIKVNDEVRDLGGLYIVGTERHENRRIDNQLRGRSGRQGDPGTTQFYLSLEDNLLRIFGSDKIKSIMERLGVEDGEYIESKMVTRAVEKAQKKVENMHYEGRKHVVEYDDVANEQRKIVYRFRNQLLDPEFDINTKIDELRTEYAEHILNSSDIFDGGDKEDFNLEKVFKLIHEELNIELDTKEFASLEYEELLAKIIESVKKAYDEKMGVLDVAVRSEIERELYLKELDSAWREHLYAMDNMKTGIRLRAYNQKDPLVEYKKESFNLFTELISDIKFNTIKTLHVIRFRVEDPEEEAKRVAQKMDMERKIAEAARQFNLYNEDEQGGEKKISRNDPCPCGSGKKYKQCCGKSGPKKGLFAS, encoded by the coding sequence ATGCTGCAGGCGTTATTAGGTAAGGTTTTTGGTACGACAAATGATCGTGAATTAAAAAAATATACAAAAATTGTAAATAAGATAAATTCTTTGGAGAGCAAATATCAGACTCTGAGTGATGATGAGTTAAAGAGTGCTTTTTCAGAATTGAAAGAGAGTGTTTTAAACGGAAGCAGAAGTTTAAATGACGTTCTAGCTGACTCTTTTGCAATAACTAGAGAAGCAAGTGTGAGAACGTTGAAAATGAGGCACTTTGATGTTCAGCTGGTTGGTGGAGTCGTTCTTCATGAGGGCAGGATCGCCGAGATGAAAACGGGTGAAGGAAAGACTCTTGTAGCAACTCTTCCTATTGTTTTAAATGCTATTGGGGGCAAGGGTGTGCATCTGGTAACTGTAAATGATTATCTTGCTTCAAGAGACGGTAATGAGATGCGTCCTCTTTATGAGTTCTTAGGCTTTAGCGTAGGCGTAATAGAAGAGAATATGCATGATCCGGCACTAAAGCGTGAAGTTTACAATGCAGATATAACATACGGAACAAATAACGAGTTTGGTTTTGATTACTTAAGAGACAATATGAGCTACTCTAAAGATCATATGGTTCAAAGAGGTCACAACTTCGTTATCGTGGATGAAGTTGACAGTATCTTGATAGATGAGGCTAGAACTCCGCTGATTATTTCAGGTCCTACAAACAGAACGCTTCAAGATTTTGCGGATGCGAATAAGATCGCTATGCAGCTTGTCAAGGATGAGCACTTTAGCGTTGATGAAAAAGATAAAGTAGTTCTTCTGACAGAAGAGGGTATAACAAGAGCGGAAGAGCTCTTTAAAGTAGAGAATCTTTACAGTCCTGAAAATGCTTCTCTTTCACATATTCTCGATCAGGCGCTCAAAGCAAACTACCTCTTTGAGAGAGATGTTGACTATGTCGTAAATAACGGCGAAGTTGTGATAGTAGATGAGTTTACCGGCCGTCTTAGTGAAGGACGCCGTTACTCCGAGGGTCTGCACCAAGCACTTGAAGCAAAAGAGGGTGTTGAGATCAAAGAGGAGACACAGACGTTAGCAGACATTACATTTCAAAACTACTTTAGAATGTATGATAAACTGGCGGGTATGACGGGAACTGCACAGACAGAAGCTACAGAGTTTGCTCAGATATACTCTCTTGATGTTATCTCCATACCTACAAATATTCCGGTTACAAGAAAAGATCTAAATGACCTTATCTATAAAACAGAAAAAGAGAAGTTTGAAGCAGTTATAAATATAATAAAAGAGCTCTCAAAAACGGGTCAACCGGTTCTCATCGGTACCGCTTCTATCGATAAATCCGAAGCTCTGCACGAGATGCTAAAAAAAGAGAAGATAGCACATACGGTACTCAATGCAAAGAATCACGCGCAAGAGGGTGAGATCATTAAAAATGCGGGCGCAAAAGGTGCAGTCACGATCGCTACGAATATGGCGGGTCGTGGTGTCGACATCAAAGTCAATGATGAAGTAAGAGATCTTGGCGGTCTTTATATTGTAGGAACTGAGAGACACGAAAACCGTCGTATAGACAATCAGCTTAGAGGAAGAAGCGGACGTCAGGGTGATCCGGGAACTACGCAGTTTTACCTATCTCTTGAAGATAATCTTCTTAGAATTTTCGGAAGTGACAAGATCAAGAGCATTATGGAGAGACTCGGTGTTGAAGACGGTGAGTATATAGAGTCTAAAATGGTCACTCGTGCGGTTGAAAAAGCGCAGAAAAAAGTTGAAAATATGCACTATGAGGGCAGAAAGCACGTTGTAGAGTATGATGATGTCGCAAATGAGCAGAGAAAGATAGTATATAGATTTAGAAATCAGCTCCTTGATCCTGAATTTGATATCAATACAAAAATCGATGAGCTAAGAACCGAATACGCAGAGCATATACTAAACAGCTCTGATATATTTGACGGTGGAGACAAAGAGGATTTCAATCTAGAGAAAGTCTTTAAGCTTATCCACGAAGAGTTAAATATTGAGCTTGACACAAAAGAGTTCGCTTCTTTAGAGTACGAAGAGCTTTTAGCCAAGATCATAGAGAGCGTTAAAAAAGCATACGATGAGAAGATGGGCGTACTTGATGTCGCTGTACGCAGCGAGATCGAGAGAGAGCTATATCTAAAAGAGCTTGACAGCGCTTGGAGAGAGCATCTTTACGCAATGGACAATATGAAGACAGGTATCAGACTAAGAGCTTATAATCAAAAAGATCCTCTTGTTGAGTACAAAAAAGAGAGTTTTAATCTCTTTACTGAGCTTATATCAGATATTAAATTCAACACTATCAAGACGCTTCACGTTATTCGTTTTAGAGTTGAAGATCCAGAGGAAGAGGCAAAAAGAGTTGCTCAGAAGATGGATATGGAGAGAAAGATAGCTGAGGCTGCAAGACAGTTTAATCTCTACAACGAAGATGAGCAGGGCGGCGAAAAGAAGATATCCAGAAATGATCCTTGTCCATGCGGAAGCGGTAAGAAATATAAGCAGTGCTGCGGTAAGAGCGGTCCTAAAAAAGGTCTGTTCGCCTCTTGA
- the lolA gene encoding LolA-like outer membrane lipoprotein chaperone → MRKLLLTTLITVQLFASTALEEVTSFEADFSQSITDEKDKVLVYNGRIVALKPQNARWSYIKPIKKDVFINDFEVTIVEPEIEQVIIKRLESNFDFFKIISNAKQIDQNTYVAFYRDSKFTIVKKGALIESISYLDEFENRVEITFENQKQNHIIEKSVFIPKYPMEFDVIKD, encoded by the coding sequence ATGAGAAAACTTCTTCTTACTACTTTAATAACCGTGCAGCTTTTTGCATCAACTGCACTTGAAGAGGTTACTTCATTTGAAGCTGATTTTTCACAGAGCATTACAGACGAAAAAGATAAAGTGCTGGTATACAACGGGCGCATAGTTGCTCTAAAGCCGCAAAATGCAAGATGGAGTTATATTAAGCCGATAAAAAAAGATGTATTTATAAATGACTTTGAGGTAACAATTGTAGAACCTGAGATCGAGCAGGTCATAATTAAAAGGCTTGAATCAAATTTTGACTTCTTTAAAATAATCTCAAATGCAAAACAAATAGACCAAAATACCTACGTCGCTTTCTACAGAGATTCAAAGTTCACTATAGTTAAAAAAGGCGCTCTCATAGAATCTATATCGTATCTTGATGAGTTTGAAAATAGAGTAGAGATCACATTTGAGAACCAGAAACAGAACCATATTATTGAGAAATCGGTTTTTATTCCAAAGTATCCTATGGAATTTGATGTTATAAAAGATTGA
- the acnB gene encoding bifunctional aconitate hydratase 2/2-methylisocitrate dehydratase — MAFIEEYKAHIAEREALGVPPLPLSAEQTAALIEMIKAGQGDMEQNVDLITNRVSPGVDDAAYVKAAFLNDVASEKVSVDAISPAHAAKIMGMMLGGYNVKPLVDALASKNSEVVEAAKEALKHTLLVYDAFNDVEELHKAGNAHATEVMTSWANAEWFTHKAELPKEITVTVFKVPGETNTDDLSPASEAFTRSDIPLHANSMLVAKMDDPINTIKKLKEKGNPIAYVGDVVGTGSSRKSGVNSVQWHMGEDIPGVPNKRTGGVVIGGIIAPIFFATCEDSGALPLEMDVTSMESGDVVTIYPYKGEAHKEGKCIATFKLNPNTITDEVRAGGRIPLIIGRGLTTKARSVLGMGATDIFLTAEQPADSGKGYTLAQKMVGKACGIEGVRPGMYVEPVTSTVGSQDTTGPMTRDEIKELAALGFSADLVMQSFCHTAAYPKPSDVVMHHTLPDFISNRSGVALRPGDGVIHSWLNRLTLPDTVGTGADSHTRFPIGISFPGGSGIVAFAAVTGSMPLTMPESVLVRFKGELQPGITLRDLVNAIPYYAIKQGLLTVEKKGKKNIFNGRILEIEGLPELKAEQAFELSDASAERSAAACTVLLNEAPVVEYLKSNVALIEAMIKDGYQDARTLQRRADKMKEWLSNPSLMQPDTDAEYAAVIEIDLNEVKEPIVACPNDPDNVKLLSEVAGEKIDEVFLGSCMTNIGHYRAAGEVMRGEGKVAVEKFWIVPPTRMDEQQLINEGYYDVFGSIHAQTEVPGCSLCMGNQASARPDSTVFSTSTRNFDNRLGKGTQVYLGSAELAAVCAKLGKIPTVEEYMNIVPSKLSGKEAGVYRYLNFNEIKDYHLEDRSVAEDKYGVTIKAI; from the coding sequence ATGGCATTTATAGAAGAGTATAAAGCGCATATAGCAGAGAGAGAGGCACTCGGTGTTCCACCGCTTCCGCTATCTGCTGAACAAACTGCTGCATTAATTGAGATGATCAAAGCCGGACAAGGCGATATGGAACAGAATGTAGATCTAATCACAAACCGTGTTTCACCGGGCGTTGATGATGCTGCATACGTAAAAGCTGCATTTTTAAATGATGTTGCTTCTGAAAAAGTCAGTGTAGATGCTATATCTCCTGCTCATGCCGCAAAAATAATGGGTATGATGCTTGGCGGGTACAATGTAAAACCACTGGTTGACGCTCTTGCTTCAAAAAACTCTGAAGTTGTTGAAGCTGCAAAAGAGGCTCTAAAACATACTCTTCTTGTGTATGATGCATTCAATGATGTTGAAGAGCTGCACAAAGCCGGAAACGCACATGCTACAGAAGTTATGACTTCATGGGCAAATGCTGAGTGGTTTACTCACAAAGCTGAGCTTCCTAAAGAGATCACAGTGACTGTATTTAAAGTTCCTGGTGAGACAAATACTGATGATCTCTCACCTGCTTCTGAAGCGTTTACACGTTCTGACATTCCTCTTCACGCAAACTCTATGCTTGTTGCAAAGATGGATGACCCGATCAATACAATTAAAAAGTTAAAAGAAAAAGGCAATCCTATTGCTTACGTCGGTGACGTTGTAGGAACAGGTTCTAGCCGTAAGTCAGGTGTTAACTCTGTTCAGTGGCACATGGGTGAAGATATTCCCGGTGTTCCAAACAAGCGCACAGGCGGTGTAGTTATCGGCGGTATTATTGCTCCTATTTTCTTTGCTACTTGTGAAGATTCAGGTGCTCTTCCGTTAGAGATGGATGTTACTTCTATGGAGAGCGGTGACGTTGTTACTATCTATCCATACAAAGGCGAAGCTCATAAAGAGGGCAAATGTATCGCTACATTTAAACTAAACCCAAACACTATTACTGATGAAGTACGTGCAGGCGGTCGTATTCCTCTTATCATCGGTCGCGGTCTGACTACTAAAGCTCGTTCTGTTCTAGGAATGGGTGCTACTGATATATTCTTGACTGCAGAGCAGCCTGCTGATAGCGGTAAAGGTTATACTCTTGCTCAAAAAATGGTAGGTAAGGCTTGCGGTATAGAGGGCGTTCGTCCGGGTATGTACGTTGAGCCTGTAACTTCTACAGTTGGAAGCCAAGATACAACAGGACCGATGACACGTGATGAGATCAAAGAGCTTGCGGCACTCGGCTTTAGCGCTGATCTTGTTATGCAGTCTTTCTGTCACACTGCGGCTTATCCAAAGCCTTCAGATGTTGTTATGCACCATACGCTTCCTGATTTTATCTCGAACCGTTCAGGTGTTGCACTTCGTCCTGGTGATGGAGTTATCCACTCGTGGTTAAATCGTTTGACTCTTCCGGATACTGTAGGAACAGGTGCTGACTCTCATACACGTTTCCCGATCGGTATCTCTTTTCCCGGCGGTTCTGGTATCGTTGCATTTGCAGCAGTAACAGGTTCTATGCCTCTTACTATGCCTGAGTCGGTACTTGTTAGATTTAAAGGTGAACTACAGCCTGGTATCACACTTCGTGACCTTGTAAACGCTATTCCTTATTATGCTATCAAGCAGGGTCTTTTGACTGTTGAGAAAAAAGGTAAGAAGAACATTTTCAACGGACGTATTTTAGAGATAGAGGGTCTTCCTGAACTTAAAGCAGAGCAGGCGTTCGAGCTTTCAGATGCATCTGCAGAGAGAAGTGCTGCTGCATGTACGGTACTTTTAAATGAGGCTCCGGTTGTTGAGTATCTAAAGTCAAATGTTGCGCTTATCGAAGCGATGATAAAAGACGGCTACCAAGATGCTCGTACTTTGCAGCGTCGTGCAGATAAGATGAAAGAGTGGTTAAGCAATCCTTCTTTAATGCAGCCTGATACTGATGCAGAGTACGCAGCAGTTATAGAGATCGACCTTAATGAAGTAAAAGAGCCTATCGTAGCTTGTCCGAACGATCCTGACAATGTTAAACTTTTAAGTGAAGTTGCAGGCGAGAAGATAGATGAAGTATTCTTAGGTTCATGTATGACTAACATAGGTCACTATCGTGCTGCTGGTGAAGTTATGCGCGGTGAAGGCAAAGTTGCAGTTGAGAAGTTCTGGATTGTTCCGCCGACTCGTATGGATGAGCAGCAGCTTATCAACGAAGGTTACTATGATGTTTTTGGATCTATTCATGCACAAACTGAAGTACCTGGTTGTTCACTATGTATGGGTAATCAGGCAAGTGCTCGTCCAGACTCGACAGTTTTCTCTACATCTACTCGTAACTTCGACAACCGTCTAGGAAAAGGAACTCAGGTTTACCTAGGTTCTGCTGAACTTGCGGCGGTATGTGCTAAGTTAGGTAAGATTCCTACGGTAGAGGAGTACATGAACATTGTACCTTCAAAACTTTCTGGAAAAGAGGCTGGTGTTTATAGATACCTAAACTTCAATGAGATTAAAGACTACCATCTTGAAGATCGTAGTGTAGCTGAAGATAAATACGGTGTTACAATTAAAGCCATATAA
- a CDS encoding putative quorum-sensing-regulated virulence factor: MSTKPHFIFTKLHNSFSVYVKNLEQLSVGQIRHIEAFALQRKGIFDFNTYTFVIQKRLEFEEFVLLLQKSDLDALCEENFLKTQQTQRVEFGKYKGLAYSDLPDSYLLWLKSNYSGKNREIIDAELKFRNL, encoded by the coding sequence ATGAGTACAAAGCCGCACTTTATTTTTACAAAACTACACAACTCTTTTAGTGTCTATGTAAAAAATTTAGAGCAGCTCAGTGTTGGGCAGATACGCCACATTGAAGCTTTTGCCCTGCAGAGAAAGGGCATTTTTGATTTTAACACTTACACTTTTGTCATCCAAAAAAGATTAGAGTTTGAAGAGTTTGTTCTTCTTTTGCAAAAAAGTGACCTTGACGCTCTGTGTGAGGAGAACTTCCTAAAAACTCAGCAGACTCAAAGAGTGGAGTTTGGAAAATATAAGGGATTGGCATATAGCGATCTGCCTGACTCATACCTTTTGTGGTTAAAAAGTAACTACAGCGGTAAAAATCGAGAAATTATAGATGCGGAGCTAAAATTTAGAAATTTATAG
- a CDS encoding DNA translocase FtsK 4TM domain-containing protein, translating into MKDTIFIISFGLLIYLGFSTVLGDTALMGRYGAAFASYNHKYFGYISYAYIFIFMIPLYFFYKNSNINMRKFELAVASFLLLFSSLLAQAMLVNDSLRGAIGAGFADFLSPYIGSFGLWTFWFIITLLSVVIVFDKSAHEMVDIFLKKSKNRFFTPRESTQKEIKKVEQKALKKEQVTKEIVKDSFEEEIDKPAYLRKESTSKAQTYQAPEKPLDAKEPNSEKTQNIVELVNEIKEQKNAIIVDELEENAKLLESIEKGEVEKPKNFKLPSVDFLQKPNNKAHSVDESELDGKIKFLIEKLAHFKIDGDVVRTYAGPVVSTFEFKPAANVKVSRILNLQDDLAMALSAETIRIQAPIPGKDVVGIEIPNEKIDTIYLRELLDSKLFKESSSPLTIVLGKDIVGKPFITDLKKLPHLLIAGTTGSGKSVGINAMILSLLYKNSPDKLRLLMIDPKMLEFSIYNDIPHLLTPVITKAKQAIVALNNMVYEMERRYALMSENRTKNIESYNEKVTKEGGEHLPYIVVIIDELADLMMTSGKDVEHSIARLAQMARASGIHLVVATQRPSVDVVTGLIKANLPSRISYRVGQKVDSKIILDQQGAESLLGKGDMLFTPPGSTGLVRLHAPWSTEEEIEKIVDFIKSQRAPNYDKSFLVEESEESSSSSDTYEELDPLFGEAKNVILSDRKTSISYLQRKLQIGYNKSARLIEQLEGEGILSAPNSKGIREIL; encoded by the coding sequence TTGAAAGATACTATATTTATTATAAGTTTTGGTCTGTTGATCTATCTTGGATTCTCTACTGTTCTGGGTGACACTGCTCTCATGGGCAGATACGGTGCTGCATTTGCATCATACAACCATAAATACTTCGGTTACATCTCTTACGCATATATCTTTATTTTTATGATACCTCTGTACTTTTTTTATAAAAACAGCAATATAAATATGAGAAAATTTGAGTTGGCAGTTGCATCATTTCTGCTTCTTTTCTCCTCACTTTTAGCACAGGCAATGCTTGTAAATGACAGCCTGCGTGGAGCTATCGGTGCAGGCTTTGCTGACTTTTTATCCCCATATATAGGCTCTTTTGGATTATGGACGTTCTGGTTTATCATAACTCTGCTCTCAGTAGTCATAGTTTTTGACAAAAGTGCCCATGAGATGGTTGACATCTTTTTAAAAAAGAGTAAGAACAGATTCTTCACTCCTAGAGAAAGCACTCAAAAAGAGATAAAAAAAGTTGAGCAAAAAGCTCTAAAAAAAGAGCAGGTGACTAAAGAGATCGTAAAAGATAGTTTTGAAGAGGAGATAGACAAACCTGCCTATCTAAGAAAAGAGAGTACTTCGAAAGCTCAGACTTATCAAGCCCCAGAGAAACCGCTGGATGCAAAAGAGCCAAACAGCGAAAAGACGCAAAATATCGTAGAGCTTGTAAATGAGATAAAAGAGCAGAAAAATGCGATCATTGTCGATGAGCTTGAAGAGAATGCTAAACTTTTGGAGTCTATTGAAAAAGGCGAGGTTGAAAAGCCTAAAAACTTTAAACTCCCCTCTGTAGATTTTTTGCAAAAACCAAACAATAAAGCCCACAGTGTAGATGAGAGCGAGCTTGACGGCAAAATAAAATTTCTTATAGAAAAACTTGCACACTTTAAAATAGATGGCGATGTTGTCAGAACATATGCAGGTCCGGTTGTATCAACATTTGAGTTCAAGCCAGCGGCAAATGTAAAGGTCTCTAGAATCCTCAATCTTCAAGATGACCTTGCTATGGCTCTGAGTGCCGAGACCATACGTATTCAGGCGCCTATTCCTGGTAAGGATGTAGTGGGCATTGAGATACCAAACGAGAAGATCGACACTATCTATCTAAGAGAGCTTCTTGACAGCAAGCTTTTTAAAGAGTCATCTTCGCCGCTAACCATTGTTCTGGGTAAAGATATTGTCGGTAAGCCTTTTATAACTGACCTCAAAAAACTCCCGCATCTTCTTATTGCCGGAACTACGGGAAGCGGAAAGAGTGTCGGCATAAACGCTATGATACTCTCGCTTTTATATAAAAACTCTCCCGATAAGCTTAGACTGCTTATGATCGATCCGAAGATGCTTGAGTTCTCAATATACAACGATATTCCTCATCTGCTTACTCCTGTTATTACTAAGGCAAAGCAGGCTATCGTAGCACTAAACAATATGGTTTATGAGATGGAGAGACGTTACGCTCTTATGAGCGAGAATAGAACAAAAAATATTGAAAGCTATAACGAAAAAGTCACTAAAGAGGGCGGAGAGCATCTGCCGTATATAGTGGTTATAATAGATGAGCTTGCAGACCTGATGATGACAAGCGGCAAAGACGTAGAACACTCCATTGCAAGGCTTGCACAGATGGCAAGAGCCTCGGGAATCCACCTTGTAGTAGCAACGCAAAGACCTTCAGTCGATGTCGTAACAGGGCTTATAAAAGCAAATCTTCCATCTCGTATCTCATATAGAGTAGGGCAGAAAGTTGACTCTAAGATCATCTTGGACCAACAGGGTGCAGAGTCGCTTCTTGGAAAAGGGGATATGCTATTTACTCCTCCGGGCTCAACGGGCTTGGTGCGTCTGCATGCACCTTGGAGCACGGAAGAGGAGATAGAAAAAATTGTCGATTTTATAAAATCTCAAAGAGCGCCTAACTACGATAAAAGCTTTTTAGTAGAGGAGAGCGAAGAGAGCTCCTCATCAAGCGATACTTACGAAGAGCTTGATCCACTCTTTGGTGAGGCTAAAAATGTAATTTTATCTGATAGAAAAACCTCTATATCGTATCTGCAGAGAAAACTTCAGATAGGCTACAATAAATCTGCAAGGCTTATAGAGCAGCTCGAAGGTGAGGGCATACTTTCTGCTCCAAACTCTAAAGGGATCCGTGAGATCCTCTGA